In Desulfomonile tiedjei DSM 6799, a genomic segment contains:
- a CDS encoding CGGC domain-containing protein, which yields MEKILIIGCRKIMDEICFACNRCFTAFNLNQGEFVRYGEHEAELIGLTACSDCPGKTLVPRLALLWNSPLGEEPTKIHLAPCVVKCPHGQTIADDVKSRCGIEIIEGTHPYQHVGAIFG from the coding sequence ATGGAAAAGATACTGATTATAGGTTGCAGGAAGATCATGGATGAAATCTGTTTTGCTTGTAATCGCTGCTTTACTGCTTTTAATCTGAATCAAGGCGAATTCGTCCGGTACGGTGAGCACGAGGCCGAGTTGATAGGTCTCACCGCCTGTTCGGATTGCCCTGGCAAGACGTTGGTCCCAAGGTTGGCCCTTCTATGGAATTCACCTCTAGGGGAGGAACCGACCAAGATTCATCTGGCTCCATGTGTGGTCAAGTGTCCGCATGGACAAACCATTGCAGACGACGTGAAATCGAGATGCGGGATAGAGATTATCGAAGGCACCCATCCATATCAGCATGTAGGAGCCATTTTCGGATGA
- a CDS encoding ABC transporter ATP-binding protein: MLELKEIHTYYGLSHILFGVSLYVAKGEIVSILGRNGAGKSTIMKSVMGLTPPRAGSVIFQGDDITGMKPHLVARKGVGFVPDDRRVFADLTVGENLEISERNTEGQNPWNKKRAYDFFPPLRRLDNRKAGFLSGGEQQMLTIARALMTNPEFLLLDEPTEGLAPLIVAMLEEQIVALKQSGLTVLLAEQNQRTALKLSDRGYIIDNGAIKYHGSIEELRADEEIRRKYLLV, from the coding sequence ATGCTCGAGCTCAAGGAAATCCACACCTACTACGGCTTGAGTCACATCCTTTTCGGTGTGTCTCTTTATGTAGCCAAAGGAGAAATCGTCTCTATCCTGGGACGAAACGGTGCAGGAAAAAGCACCATTATGAAAAGCGTGATGGGTTTGACTCCGCCACGTGCCGGCTCGGTCATATTCCAGGGTGACGACATCACGGGAATGAAGCCGCACCTGGTAGCCAGAAAAGGGGTCGGATTCGTCCCTGACGACCGGCGAGTATTCGCCGATCTTACGGTAGGTGAAAATCTGGAAATCTCGGAACGTAATACCGAAGGACAAAACCCCTGGAACAAGAAGCGTGCGTACGATTTTTTTCCGCCTCTCCGACGCCTGGACAACAGGAAAGCCGGATTCCTGAGTGGTGGGGAACAACAGATGCTGACCATCGCACGAGCATTAATGACGAATCCCGAGTTCCTGCTCCTTGACGAACCCACCGAAGGACTCGCTCCTCTCATCGTGGCCATGCTCGAGGAGCAAATTGTTGCGCTGAAGCAATCCGGGCTTACGGTGCTCCTTGCGGAACAGAACCAGCGAACCGCTCTCAAATTAAGCGATAGAGGCTATATCATCGATAACGGCGCTATCAAGTATCACGGGAGCATCGAAGAATTGAGGGCTGACGAG
- a CDS encoding ankyrin repeat domain-containing protein yields the protein MSKKLWILALLGFVALSGSVILSNYINRDRVLIQAVLDGKTAEARRLLEQGADVNVRATNGATALMAAATKGDTTTAALLLEYGADVNAKCDKGITALLDTVSRQDLGFTTMLLAAGANPNVPDNKGMTPLAEAARKGNSEAIAVLVRHGAQVDSKGPKGLTELTWASQQGKTEAVRILLESGANVNAKDDEGFTPLMHATVRGLVPIAQLLLKRGADVNATENSGGTALMIASHEGDIDMVKLLVENGANPTLKEKGGKTALDMARARGKAEVVNFLSSTNQ from the coding sequence ATGTCGAAAAAGCTTTGGATCCTTGCATTGTTAGGGTTTGTGGCACTTTCCGGTAGCGTAATATTATCAAATTATATAAATAGGGACAGAGTCCTCATACAAGCTGTGCTGGACGGAAAGACCGCCGAAGCCAGGCGCCTCCTGGAGCAGGGTGCTGACGTAAACGTTCGAGCGACAAATGGCGCAACCGCTCTCATGGCTGCAGCCACAAAAGGAGATACCACTACAGCAGCGCTTCTCCTCGAGTACGGGGCTGACGTCAATGCGAAGTGCGACAAGGGTATCACGGCGCTCCTGGACACTGTATCCCGCCAGGATTTGGGATTCACGACCATGCTTCTTGCTGCCGGGGCAAATCCCAATGTGCCGGATAATAAGGGGATGACTCCACTTGCCGAAGCCGCAAGAAAAGGCAATTCTGAGGCGATTGCAGTTCTTGTCCGTCACGGCGCGCAGGTGGATAGCAAAGGACCGAAGGGGTTGACCGAACTGACATGGGCCAGTCAGCAGGGAAAAACCGAAGCAGTTCGCATTCTCCTGGAAAGCGGTGCAAACGTGAATGCAAAAGACGATGAAGGGTTTACTCCGCTTATGCATGCGACCGTACGCGGGTTGGTTCCCATTGCACAACTGCTTTTGAAACGTGGTGCGGATGTCAATGCTACGGAGAATTCCGGCGGCACTGCTCTGATGATTGCGTCCCACGAAGGCGACATAGATATGGTAAAACTACTCGTGGAGAACGGAGCAAATCCGACTCTCAAGGAAAAAGGAGGAAAAACCGCTCTCGATATGGCCCGCGCACGAGGCAAAGCCGAGGTGGTAAATTTTCTCAGCTCTACAAATCAATAG
- a CDS encoding branched-chain amino acid ABC transporter permease: MEFGVNITLSALAQQFVVGLSRTTILFIVSSGLSLVLGVLRIPNLAHGSLYMLGAFLCYSIAVFLGGGPVGFWGAIVLAPLAVALISLVIERGLFCHLYDREHLMLLLFTFSFTLLFQDLVKIVWGSDYRSISAPEVLQGSVPLLGMPFPKYNLFLLIVGPIVAVGLWFLINKTKIGKISRAAAVDREMVAAVGINVSWVFASVFVIGCFLAGLGGALVAPTQNITQGMDHSLIMEAFLIVIIGGLGNIWGALLGALIFGLTDSIGILVWPQFAIVFPYMAVVIVLLFRPKGLLKATW; the protein is encoded by the coding sequence ATGGAATTTGGTGTCAACATAACTCTTTCTGCGCTTGCGCAACAATTTGTCGTAGGACTGAGCAGAACTACCATACTGTTTATTGTCTCATCGGGTTTGAGTCTGGTCCTTGGGGTGTTGAGGATTCCAAACCTTGCCCATGGGTCTCTCTATATGTTGGGCGCTTTCCTCTGCTATTCCATAGCTGTCTTCCTGGGCGGAGGACCAGTCGGATTCTGGGGGGCAATCGTTCTGGCCCCCTTGGCGGTTGCGCTGATCAGTCTAGTCATTGAAAGAGGTCTGTTCTGCCATTTGTATGATAGAGAGCACCTGATGCTGCTTCTCTTCACATTCTCATTCACGCTTCTCTTCCAGGATTTGGTAAAAATCGTTTGGGGTTCTGACTACAGGTCCATTTCTGCACCCGAAGTACTGCAGGGATCTGTGCCTCTTTTGGGAATGCCGTTTCCCAAGTACAATCTTTTTCTGTTGATCGTGGGACCGATTGTAGCTGTGGGATTATGGTTCCTGATCAACAAAACAAAAATAGGGAAGATTTCACGGGCAGCAGCCGTGGATCGTGAGATGGTGGCTGCAGTCGGTATCAATGTGAGCTGGGTATTTGCATCGGTGTTTGTTATCGGGTGTTTTCTCGCGGGCCTGGGAGGAGCATTGGTGGCACCCACTCAGAATATTACGCAAGGGATGGATCATTCCCTCATTATGGAAGCTTTTCTCATTGTCATCATAGGCGGTCTGGGAAATATCTGGGGGGCTCTCCTGGGAGCACTCATATTCGGCCTGACGGATTCAATCGGGATTCTCGTTTGGCCGCAATTCGCCATTGTATTTCCGTACATGGCAGTTGTAATCGTGTTGCTCTTTCGGCCCAAGGGGCTGCTTAAAGCAACCTGGTGA
- a CDS encoding branched-chain amino acid ABC transporter permease — protein sequence MLNESTHGRMLVFGLVLGIVLVLSPYFLSRYDVYFLALILVTGLLATSLNLVLGFGGMYQFHHAVFYGVGAYSVALIITKTDLPAFVGFIAGPIVAAILAVIMGLICVRLSKLYFGMLQLSLGSLVWALVFRWYSFTGGDDGIHGIPLPSIISTDNGSYYLTLAVTLVCMALMYIILNSPFGRVFQAIRDNPERSESIGINVHLHQLVGQAVAGFFAGVAGVLFVAVEKSVFPDLLFWSRSLEILIMCLLGGWFTFLGPMLGAAIIVSLRIVLSAHTEYWTSILAVILMLLIYFLPEGVLGYFQEIAKRRQTSRQTGA from the coding sequence GTGCTGAACGAATCCACACATGGAAGAATGCTCGTGTTCGGTCTGGTCTTGGGGATCGTTCTCGTGCTCTCGCCGTATTTTCTGTCCAGGTATGACGTTTATTTTCTGGCATTGATTCTGGTAACCGGATTGCTGGCCACGAGCCTGAATCTCGTGCTTGGCTTCGGGGGCATGTACCAGTTCCATCATGCCGTGTTCTACGGAGTCGGAGCATATTCCGTCGCGCTGATAATCACCAAGACCGATCTTCCCGCGTTCGTGGGGTTTATTGCAGGTCCCATCGTTGCCGCGATTCTTGCAGTGATTATGGGGCTCATCTGTGTACGGTTATCCAAGCTTTACTTTGGCATGCTTCAGTTGTCCCTGGGGTCTCTGGTCTGGGCATTGGTTTTCAGATGGTATTCTTTTACTGGTGGTGATGATGGGATTCACGGTATTCCGTTGCCGTCGATAATCTCAACCGATAATGGATCGTATTATCTGACACTTGCAGTGACTTTGGTCTGCATGGCCCTGATGTACATCATACTGAATTCGCCGTTCGGGAGAGTTTTCCAGGCCATACGTGACAATCCGGAAAGAAGCGAGAGCATAGGCATAAATGTGCATCTCCATCAACTGGTCGGCCAGGCCGTAGCGGGGTTTTTCGCAGGGGTAGCCGGAGTTCTCTTTGTAGCAGTTGAGAAGTCCGTATTTCCCGATCTGCTGTTCTGGAGCCGATCGCTCGAAATATTGATCATGTGCCTTCTCGGAGGCTGGTTCACCTTCTTGGGACCCATGCTGGGGGCGGCGATAATCGTTAGTCTCAGGATCGTCTTAAGCGCCCATACGGAATATTGGACTTCTATCCTGGCCGTTATTCTGATGCTTCTCATCTATTTTCTGCCCGAAGGCGTGCTCGGGTATTTTCAAGAGATTGCAAAGCGACGCCAGACGAGTCGTCAGACTGGAGCATAA
- the budA gene encoding acetolactate decarboxylase: MKHRSLCTAIMLTVLAGLSQVAWPAELFQVSTFASFANGQYDGPVTFRELKQNGNTGIGTVNGLYGEMIAVDGRFFQIRDDGKVYEISDSELTPFATISSITAGTEFSAKANNADELHAAIDARIPDRSAVYVMRIDGLFSKLKLRSVPKQSKPYPALNEVIKKQAIFEHTNVRGTLVGFRFPDFMNGVNVPGYHFHFISDDRTIGGHMLDCSTEEAQGSFETVSQLNVRLIGSN; encoded by the coding sequence ATGAAACATCGTTCTTTATGCACTGCAATAATGTTGACCGTGTTGGCAGGTCTTTCGCAGGTGGCATGGCCCGCGGAATTGTTCCAGGTGTCCACATTCGCTTCTTTCGCAAATGGACAATATGACGGCCCTGTCACCTTTCGAGAACTGAAACAAAACGGTAATACGGGAATAGGTACGGTCAATGGGTTGTATGGGGAAATGATTGCCGTGGACGGGAGATTCTTCCAGATAAGGGATGACGGCAAAGTGTACGAAATCTCGGATTCCGAACTGACCCCCTTCGCGACGATTTCCTCGATTACCGCGGGAACGGAATTTTCGGCAAAAGCGAACAACGCGGATGAGCTCCATGCTGCCATCGATGCTCGCATACCGGATCGGTCCGCTGTATACGTCATGAGAATTGACGGGCTTTTCAGCAAACTAAAGCTCCGGAGCGTGCCAAAACAGTCAAAACCCTATCCCGCCTTGAACGAAGTAATTAAGAAACAGGCGATTTTCGAACATACAAACGTCCGCGGCACTCTCGTAGGGTTCCGATTTCCCGATTTCATGAATGGAGTAAACGTACCGGGATACCATTTCCATTTCATCTCGGATGACAGGACTATCGGCGGGCATATGCTGGATTGCAGCACAGAAGAAGCCCAAGGCAGCTTTGAAACCGTATCTCAGCTCAACGTTCGACTGATCGGCTCGAATTAA
- a CDS encoding ABC transporter substrate-binding protein yields MRKISWLIVCVGLVIGLAAGTTQAADPIKIGIIDSYSGPPSTYTNDVKDGFKLAIDQINAKGGVLGRQITFVTRDDKFKVDLGLSAAKELLMREKVDLLMGTINSAVALAVSDLAKNEKIPFLATYSKSSNITGAKGHKYVFSMNENTEMAGKAAAVGLAKLPYVNYWIAGDDYEYGHAIADGVWNNLKKLKPDVKLLGQSWWKVGEPDFTPYITSMLNAKPDAVIVATGGAGCVPFLKAAKATGFNERVPFFMHTASELSTLRPLGLNAPEGVIGTSNYFFYYPDTPENKAFAQEFEKAYGRKPSFGSLIGWFTAQFIAKAYEKAGKVDPEKFAEALSGMTIDSPIGKLTVRAEDNQVMLPMFMGRTAKGKGHDFLIATDIVTIPADQLMPTVEEIKKAREAGK; encoded by the coding sequence ATGCGAAAGATCTCATGGCTCATCGTGTGTGTCGGGCTTGTCATAGGACTTGCGGCAGGGACAACCCAGGCCGCAGATCCGATTAAAATAGGCATTATCGACTCTTATAGCGGACCGCCCAGCACGTATACCAATGACGTGAAGGACGGTTTCAAACTGGCGATAGACCAGATAAATGCAAAGGGCGGTGTGCTTGGTCGGCAAATCACGTTTGTGACACGGGACGACAAATTTAAGGTCGATCTGGGACTCAGCGCTGCAAAAGAGCTTCTCATGAGAGAAAAGGTAGACCTCTTGATGGGTACTATCAACAGCGCGGTGGCTCTTGCCGTTTCGGATCTGGCCAAGAACGAGAAGATCCCGTTCCTGGCGACCTATTCGAAGAGCTCCAACATAACGGGGGCAAAGGGTCACAAATATGTGTTTTCCATGAACGAGAACACCGAGATGGCAGGGAAAGCAGCGGCGGTTGGGTTGGCCAAACTGCCTTATGTTAATTACTGGATCGCCGGGGACGATTATGAATACGGCCATGCCATTGCAGATGGCGTTTGGAATAACTTGAAGAAGTTGAAACCCGACGTGAAACTTCTGGGCCAATCATGGTGGAAGGTGGGAGAACCGGATTTCACGCCGTACATTACCTCTATGCTGAACGCCAAACCCGATGCAGTAATCGTAGCTACCGGCGGAGCGGGATGCGTTCCCTTCCTGAAAGCGGCAAAAGCAACCGGTTTCAACGAGCGTGTTCCCTTTTTTATGCATACGGCCTCTGAACTTTCCACGCTCAGACCGCTAGGATTGAATGCTCCTGAAGGAGTTATAGGAACCTCCAATTACTTCTTCTATTATCCTGACACTCCGGAAAACAAGGCTTTTGCACAAGAGTTTGAAAAGGCGTACGGCAGAAAACCTTCTTTTGGAAGCCTCATCGGATGGTTTACAGCTCAGTTCATTGCCAAAGCTTATGAGAAGGCGGGAAAAGTGGATCCTGAGAAGTTTGCGGAAGCTCTCTCCGGAATGACGATTGATTCTCCCATCGGAAAGCTCACCGTAAGAGCAGAGGACAACCAGGTAATGCTCCCGATGTTCATGGGCAGAACCGCGAAAGGCAAGGGTCATGATTTTTTGATCGCTACCGATATCGTGACAATTCCTGCCGATCAGCTCATGCCCACAGTGGAAGAGATAAAGAAGGCGAGGGAGGCGGGAAAATAA
- a CDS encoding DUF1573 domain-containing protein has protein sequence MRLTILIGLLLSLVPTFLPAGTGPKIGFSELEHDFGDVRYGDSPSVELTCTNTGDDILILGRIESSCGCAKGIRGNLRIAPGSSSKIYAQIETLGMPPGRHSKTISVHSNDPEHPRTSLRLTFNVIRHLVINPDFLAGRLSEPDKDAVFDLRATNHSAKVIVLKTATVNSSEARLIPDEVVVPPGAQTRFQLSVRTKPEQNQAHVKGVALIETNDALEKILPVRYFIQFPKKKDVSGRN, from the coding sequence ATGCGACTCACTATACTCATCGGGTTACTGTTATCTTTGGTACCGACTTTTTTGCCGGCCGGAACCGGTCCGAAGATCGGCTTCTCAGAACTGGAACACGATTTCGGAGACGTGCGCTACGGCGACTCACCGTCTGTAGAGCTGACTTGCACAAACACGGGCGACGATATCCTGATCCTCGGACGAATAGAGTCATCCTGTGGCTGCGCAAAAGGTATACGCGGAAATCTGAGAATAGCACCCGGCTCTTCGAGCAAGATCTACGCTCAAATAGAGACTCTGGGCATGCCTCCGGGACGGCACTCCAAGACCATTTCAGTCCATTCCAACGATCCGGAGCACCCCAGGACCAGTTTGAGGCTGACATTCAATGTGATTCGGCACTTGGTCATCAATCCGGATTTCTTGGCCGGTCGCCTGTCCGAACCGGATAAGGACGCGGTATTCGACTTGAGAGCTACCAATCATTCGGCAAAAGTCATCGTTTTGAAAACAGCTACGGTCAATTCGAGTGAAGCACGCTTGATTCCAGACGAGGTTGTTGTGCCACCAGGGGCACAAACGCGTTTTCAACTGTCTGTCCGCACGAAGCCTGAACAAAATCAGGCGCATGTGAAAGGCGTGGCATTGATCGAGACAAATGACGCTCTCGAAAAAATATTGCCGGTCCGCTATTTTATCCAGTTTCCCAAGAAGAAAGACGTGAGCGGGCGTAATTGA
- a CDS encoding ABC transporter ATP-binding protein, with translation MLSVTNLEKTFDRFVAVNDANLDVQKGEIVAVIGPNGAGKSTLFKLITGHLKPDKGRVIFKGEDIAGLSAHEICNKGISLSFQIVNIFHRLTVFENVQAAVLSRQKRTFNLFSQAAKLAVRETMEILESVNLGGSAKRVSGSLSHGEQKVLEIAVALGNDPELLILDEPTAGMSPEETFATIALINKLTSELGLTILFCEHDMELVFSIANRIMVMHQGVSIAQAAPDEIRQNKQVQEAYLGGHE, from the coding sequence ATGCTGAGCGTCACAAATCTGGAAAAAACGTTCGATCGGTTTGTTGCGGTAAACGATGCTAATCTGGATGTGCAGAAAGGCGAAATCGTAGCGGTTATCGGACCGAACGGCGCAGGGAAAAGCACGCTTTTCAAGCTGATAACAGGTCATCTGAAGCCTGATAAAGGCCGGGTGATTTTCAAAGGCGAGGACATCGCCGGACTCTCTGCTCACGAAATATGCAATAAAGGAATCAGCCTTTCTTTTCAGATAGTAAATATCTTTCACAGGCTCACGGTTTTCGAAAACGTTCAAGCAGCAGTTCTTTCCCGCCAAAAGAGGACTTTCAACCTGTTCTCCCAGGCTGCGAAGCTTGCAGTCCGGGAAACTATGGAAATCCTGGAGAGTGTGAATCTTGGGGGATCGGCCAAAAGGGTTAGCGGATCTCTGTCCCATGGCGAGCAAAAGGTGTTGGAAATAGCTGTTGCGCTGGGTAACGACCCCGAGTTGCTCATACTTGACGAGCCGACGGCAGGGATGTCACCGGAAGAGACCTTCGCAACCATAGCCCTGATTAACAAACTCACTTCTGAATTGGGACTGACCATTCTCTTTTGCGAACACGATATGGAGCTGGTCTTTTCTATTGCCAACAGGATCATGGTAATGCACCAGGGAGTATCAATTGCTCAGGCCGCACCTGATGAGATAAGACAAAACAAGCAGGTACAAGAGGCCTATCTCGGAGGGCACGAGTAA